A region from the Gossypium hirsutum isolate 1008001.06 chromosome A08, Gossypium_hirsutum_v2.1, whole genome shotgun sequence genome encodes:
- the LOC121204995 gene encoding uncharacterized protein — MDDLDCTMEQKLKGAVSLMRDEVYQWWLTMREGKYVGASYVDARRKEFLNLTQGNRTVAEYEVEFVRLSRYACWIVATEYERCVRFEDGLRDELRVEKTKIAEDVKRSECQNHEKDRGRGKRDFGSSGSVGRPVKSTKFDGPVRVGDPVVVARPQPCAECGRSHLGDCWKKIGACFRCGSLDHQVRNCP; from the exons ATGGATGATCTTGACTGTACTATGgaacagaaattgaaaggggCAGTATCGTTAATGCGAGATGAGGTTTATCAATGGTGGCTTACTATGAGGGAAG ggaagtatgtgggcgcgagttatgtggacgcccgaagGAAGGAATTTCTGAACTTGACCCAAGGGAATAGGACTGTGGCGGAATATGAGGTGGAGTTCGTGCGGTTGAGTCGTTATGCTTGTTGGATAGTAGCAACTGAGTACGAACGCTGTGTGCGTTTCGAGGACGGTCTTCGTGATGAGTTGAGAG TGGAGAAAACAAAGATTGCTGAGGATGTGAAGCGCTCAGAGTGCCAAAATCATGAGAAAGATAGGGGCAGAGGTAAAAGGGACTTTGGGTCCTCTGGTTCTGTGGGTAGGCCTGTTAAGAGCACTAAGTTTGATGGGCCAGTTCGAGTTGGAGATCCTGTTGTTGTTGCAAGACCGCAGCCTTGTGCTGAATGTGGAAGATctcatttgggtgattgttggaAAAAGATTGGGGCATGCTTTAGGTGTGGGTCCTTAGATCATCAGGTAAGGAATTGTCCTTAG